In Methylomonas sp. ZR1, one DNA window encodes the following:
- a CDS encoding IS110 family transposase has product MSHFYLGIDVAKAKLDCALRLHSGKFRAKVIPNSLDGFATLLTWLAAQKAESPHVCMEATGIYWEDVAQHLATAGFTVSVVNPAQIKAYGASRLTRSKTDTVDAKLIADFCAERQPPTWQPRSEAEVTLRALVLRLDALQTMRTQENNRLLVAREAVREDIQQHLNWLDTAIQQLIDAINDHIDRHPDLKQQRELLDSIPGIGERTSAIILAFYADTSRFANSRQAAAFAGLDPRQYESGSSLKGKPRLSKIGHAFLRKALYMPAMVTLYKTAWGKQFRGRLAGAGKPNKLIIGAMMRKLIHVAFGVLKSAKPFDSAIHLA; this is encoded by the coding sequence ATGTCCCATTTTTATCTCGGTATCGATGTTGCTAAAGCCAAGTTGGATTGCGCATTGCGTCTGCACAGCGGTAAGTTTCGCGCCAAAGTCATTCCCAATTCTCTCGACGGCTTCGCGACGTTGTTGACGTGGTTGGCCGCTCAAAAGGCCGAATCGCCTCATGTCTGCATGGAGGCGACCGGCATTTATTGGGAAGACGTTGCTCAGCATCTGGCAACCGCTGGTTTCACCGTGAGCGTCGTCAATCCAGCACAAATTAAGGCCTATGGCGCTTCACGGCTCACCCGCAGCAAAACCGATACGGTCGATGCTAAACTCATCGCCGATTTCTGCGCCGAGCGCCAACCGCCTACTTGGCAGCCCCGTAGCGAGGCGGAAGTCACACTGCGCGCACTAGTATTACGGCTGGACGCCTTACAAACCATGCGCACCCAGGAAAACAACCGCTTGCTAGTGGCGCGCGAGGCCGTGCGTGAGGACATTCAACAGCATCTGAATTGGCTGGATACTGCGATCCAACAATTGATCGACGCCATCAACGATCACATTGATCGCCATCCCGATCTCAAGCAACAGCGCGAACTGCTCGATAGCATTCCCGGCATTGGCGAGCGCACCAGCGCCATCATCCTCGCGTTCTACGCCGATACCTCGCGCTTCGCCAATAGCCGACAAGCCGCAGCCTTTGCCGGACTCGATCCTAGGCAATACGAATCGGGCAGCAGCCTCAAGGGCAAGCCCAGGCTCTCCAAAATAGGCCATGCCTTCCTGCGCAAAGCGCTCTATATGCCGGCCATGGTGACGCTTTATAAAACAGCCTGGGGTAAACAATTCCGTGGACGATTAGCCGGTGCTGGTAAACCCAATAAGCTGATTATCGGTGCCATGATGCGTAAATTGATTCATGTGGCATTCGGTGTCTTGAAATCCGCAAAACCCTTCGACTCGGCTATTCATCTGGCTTGA
- a CDS encoding IS5 family transposase, translating into MPRQMFTDAYWNKFKAILLSLGIYDKPSLRQTVEGIFYRMRVGCPWRDLPATFGKWNAVYKRFNAWSLQEKLMGIFRGLVVAPDLEWTFIDGSIVKAHQHSSGAAHEQDAAIGKSVAGNTTKIHMAVDACGLPIHFSITGGEVHDCKEAPELVAKLPLADYTVADKGYDSEPLRIQIREKGSVPIIPRKQNSIVGNDGMDWCLYQYRHLVENVFARLKHFRAIATRYDKLKRNFEGVVALACAFIWLPM; encoded by the coding sequence ATGCCGCGACAAATGTTTACGGATGCATACTGGAATAAATTCAAAGCCATCCTGTTAAGCCTGGGGATTTATGACAAGCCTTCGCTCAGGCAAACGGTAGAAGGGATTTTTTATCGCATGCGAGTCGGCTGCCCCTGGCGAGACCTGCCTGCCACGTTTGGTAAGTGGAATGCAGTCTACAAACGGTTTAATGCGTGGTCACTGCAAGAAAAACTGATGGGCATCTTTCGAGGCCTGGTTGTGGCACCGGATTTGGAATGGACCTTTATTGACGGCAGTATCGTGAAAGCGCATCAGCATAGTAGCGGTGCGGCTCATGAACAGGATGCCGCGATTGGGAAATCCGTTGCGGGTAACACCACGAAAATCCATATGGCCGTTGATGCCTGTGGGCTGCCTATTCATTTCTCAATCACCGGTGGTGAAGTCCATGACTGCAAAGAAGCGCCGGAATTAGTGGCTAAACTGCCTTTGGCTGACTACACGGTCGCTGACAAAGGCTATGACAGTGAACCTCTACGGATTCAAATTCGAGAGAAAGGGAGTGTCCCTATCATTCCTAGAAAACAAAATTCAATCGTCGGGAATGACGGAATGGATTGGTGCCTCTACCAATATCGCCACCTCGTTGAAAATGTCTTTGCGCGATTGAAACATTTCAGAGCCATCGCGACGCGATATGACAAATTGAAACGCAATTTTGAAGGCGTTGTCGCTTTGGCCTGCGCTTTTATTTGGTTACCCATGTAA
- the glmS gene encoding glutamine--fructose-6-phosphate transaminase (isomerizing) → MCGIVAGVAQRNVVPILLEGLKRLEYRGYDSAGLAVVSQGEIFRKRELGKVKGLEALIAADPIEGTIGIAHTRWATHGKPSTRNAHPHVSCDKVAVVHNGIIENHDHLRTALQQNGFEFTSETDTEVIVHKIAEDLQTTDSLLSAVKATVATLRGAYALGVVFIDCPDILIACRKGSPLVIGVGIGEYFIASDIAALLPVTQRFIFLEDGDIAELKIDSLVIYDENDHRVERPIVESQLKADSVDKGKYRHYMLKEIYEQAWAVSETLEGRFIDNRLQDNAFGHNAAEVFDQIKSVQILACGTSYHSGLVARYWFEKLARVPCSIEVASEFRYRNPVISPDTLVVTISQSGETADTLAALLEAKRLGVKHSLVICNAPESSLVRESDLVMMTRAGPEIGVASTKAFTTQLVALLMLIIAVGRRFALTKEAEEEIVSELFSLPGHIEKVLKLDNAIELLSQRFADKHNALFLGRGTHYPIAMEGALKLKEISYIHAEAYPAGELKHGPLALIDAEMPVVTVAPNNNLLEKLKSNIQEVSARGGQLIVFMDEELAESSDENVQIVKMPSVANIISPIVYTIPLQLLSYHVAVLKGTDVDQPRNLAKSVTVE, encoded by the coding sequence ATGTGTGGGATAGTCGCGGGCGTTGCCCAGCGTAATGTCGTGCCGATTTTGCTGGAAGGCCTGAAGCGCCTGGAATATCGCGGCTATGACTCAGCCGGTTTGGCCGTGGTAAGTCAGGGCGAAATATTCCGAAAACGTGAGTTAGGCAAAGTTAAAGGGCTGGAAGCCTTAATCGCCGCCGATCCTATAGAAGGCACTATCGGTATCGCTCATACCCGCTGGGCCACCCACGGCAAACCCAGCACCCGCAACGCTCATCCCCATGTTAGCTGCGACAAAGTGGCGGTAGTGCACAATGGTATTATCGAAAATCACGATCATCTGCGTACGGCCTTGCAACAGAACGGCTTCGAATTCACATCAGAAACTGATACCGAAGTCATCGTGCATAAAATAGCCGAAGACCTGCAAACCACCGACAGCCTATTAAGCGCGGTAAAAGCCACGGTCGCCACTTTGCGGGGTGCGTATGCACTGGGCGTGGTATTCATCGACTGCCCGGATATCTTGATCGCTTGCCGTAAGGGCAGCCCCTTGGTGATTGGCGTCGGTATCGGCGAATATTTCATAGCGTCCGACATCGCCGCCCTATTGCCGGTTACCCAGCGTTTCATTTTCCTGGAAGACGGCGATATTGCCGAACTGAAAATCGACAGTCTGGTGATTTATGATGAAAACGATCACCGCGTTGAACGCCCTATCGTCGAAAGCCAATTAAAAGCCGATTCGGTCGACAAAGGCAAATACCGCCACTACATGCTCAAGGAAATTTACGAGCAAGCCTGGGCGGTGTCCGAAACGCTGGAAGGCCGGTTCATCGACAACCGTTTGCAGGACAATGCGTTTGGCCATAACGCCGCCGAAGTATTCGACCAAATCAAATCGGTACAGATTCTGGCTTGCGGTACTAGCTATCATTCCGGCTTGGTGGCACGTTACTGGTTCGAGAAACTGGCACGGGTGCCATGCTCCATAGAAGTGGCTAGCGAATTCAGGTATCGCAATCCGGTTATTTCCCCGGATACCCTGGTCGTCACCATTTCCCAATCCGGGGAAACTGCCGATACCCTGGCGGCGCTATTGGAAGCCAAACGCCTGGGCGTCAAACATTCGCTGGTGATTTGCAACGCACCGGAAAGCTCGCTGGTGCGCGAATCCGATCTGGTCATGATGACCCGCGCCGGCCCGGAGATTGGTGTGGCTTCGACCAAAGCCTTCACTACCCAATTGGTGGCCTTGTTGATGTTGATCATTGCGGTCGGCCGCCGCTTTGCGTTGACCAAGGAAGCGGAAGAGGAAATCGTCTCCGAGTTATTCAGCTTACCCGGCCACATCGAAAAAGTGCTGAAACTCGACAATGCTATCGAATTGCTGTCGCAGCGCTTTGCCGACAAGCACAACGCGCTCTTCCTCGGTCGTGGTACCCATTACCCGATCGCGATGGAAGGGGCATTGAAGCTGAAGGAGATTTCCTACATCCACGCCGAAGCCTACCCAGCCGGCGAGTTGAAACACGGTCCCCTGGCTTTGATCGACGCGGAAATGCCTGTCGTGACCGTGGCGCCAAACAACAACCTGCTGGAAAAACTAAAATCAAATATTCAGGAAGTCAGCGCCCGCGGCGGCCAGTTGATCGTATTCATGGATGAAGAGCTGGCGGAAAGCAGCGACGAAAACGTGCAAATCGTCAAAATGCCCAGTGTCGCCAACATCATCTCGCCTATCGTCTACACGATACCGCTGCAACTGCTGTCCTACCACGTCGCCGTGCTGAAAGGCACCGACGTCGATCAGCCGCGCAACTTAGCCAAGTCGGTGACGGTGGAATAG
- the glmU gene encoding bifunctional UDP-N-acetylglucosamine diphosphorylase/glucosamine-1-phosphate N-acetyltransferase GlmU → MSIKTIILAAGQGTRMRSSRPKVLHEIANKALLQHVYETSLSLENNQIFIIYGHGGETVKQALSSLDATWIEQKQQLGTGHAVQQAIHHVDDPDTVLILYGDVPLLKAKTIQTLLHKVSLTSLALLTVNLDDPTGYGRIVRDKDHAVVKIVEQKDANEVELQISEGNTGILACKGSQLKQWLSRLSNNNAQNEYYLTDIIEMAVEDGLTVETTQAGSQDEVLGVNNRSQLAHLERVYQAEQAQALMEKGVTLRDPARVDVRGNFAELGQDIDVDINVIFEGVNRIGSNVKIGPNCLIKNASIANDVEILANSVIEDASVGAGSRIGPFARLRPQTELADHVHIGNFVEIKKSTVATGSKINHLSYIGDSEVGSKVNIGAGTITCNYDGVNKFKTIIEDGAFIGSDTQLVAPVTVGKNATIGAGSTITRDTPENQLTLSRSKQLSVPSWQRPVKLAEIVPDNSPHSLAPSQSEK, encoded by the coding sequence ATGTCGATTAAAACCATCATCTTGGCGGCCGGCCAAGGCACCAGAATGCGTTCGTCGCGGCCTAAAGTACTGCACGAAATCGCCAATAAAGCGTTGTTGCAGCATGTCTACGAAACAAGTCTTTCGCTGGAAAATAATCAGATTTTTATCATCTACGGCCACGGCGGCGAGACTGTCAAACAAGCTTTGAGTAGCTTGGACGCTACCTGGATAGAGCAAAAGCAGCAACTAGGCACCGGGCACGCGGTACAGCAAGCCATTCACCACGTCGACGATCCGGACACCGTATTGATTCTATACGGCGATGTACCTTTATTAAAGGCCAAAACCATCCAAACCTTATTGCACAAGGTTAGCTTGACGTCCTTGGCATTGCTGACGGTTAACCTGGACGACCCCACCGGCTACGGCCGCATAGTCCGCGATAAAGATCATGCCGTTGTCAAAATAGTCGAGCAAAAAGATGCCAACGAAGTGGAATTGCAAATCAGCGAAGGCAATACCGGTATCCTGGCCTGCAAAGGCAGCCAGTTGAAGCAATGGTTGTCCAGGCTGAGCAATAACAACGCGCAAAACGAATATTATTTAACCGATATTATCGAAATGGCCGTGGAAGATGGCCTTACCGTCGAAACCACTCAAGCCGGTAGCCAGGATGAAGTGCTGGGTGTAAATAATCGCAGCCAATTGGCGCATCTAGAGCGCGTGTATCAAGCGGAACAGGCGCAAGCGCTGATGGAAAAAGGCGTGACACTGCGCGATCCGGCTCGGGTGGATGTCAGAGGCAATTTTGCCGAACTGGGTCAGGATATTGATGTGGACATCAACGTGATTTTCGAAGGCGTTAATCGCATCGGCTCAAACGTCAAAATCGGTCCCAATTGTCTGATTAAAAACGCCAGCATCGCCAACGATGTCGAAATTCTGGCTAACAGCGTGATCGAGGACGCCTCGGTCGGCGCCGGCAGCCGCATAGGCCCGTTCGCCCGGCTGCGGCCGCAAACCGAGCTGGCCGATCATGTGCATATCGGCAATTTCGTAGAAATCAAAAAATCCACTGTCGCTACCGGCAGCAAAATTAACCATTTAAGCTATATTGGCGATAGCGAAGTGGGTAGCAAGGTCAATATCGGCGCCGGCACCATCACGTGCAATTACGACGGCGTGAATAAATTTAAAACCATCATCGAAGACGGCGCGTTTATCGGCTCCGATACCCAATTGGTGGCACCGGTAACGGTCGGAAAAAACGCGACAATCGGCGCCGGTTCGACCATTACCCGGGATACGCCGGAAAATCAATTAACCCTTAGCCGGAGTAAACAGCTTAGCGTGCCTAGCTGGCAGCGTCCGGTCAAACTGGCGGAGATTGTTCCCGACAATTCTCCGCACTCGTTAGCTCCTAGTCAGTCGGAGAAATAG
- a CDS encoding F0F1 ATP synthase subunit epsilon produces the protein MAMTIHVDIVSAEQEIFSGLAEMVFAPAEMGDVGIAPRHAPLITKLKPGEVRVKLSDKDYQAFYVSGGFLEVQPHLVTVLADTAIRAKDIDEAAALQAKARAEEMLSDKSGKYDYAIAQAELAQAVNQLRTLERLRKRGA, from the coding sequence ATGGCAATGACAATTCATGTGGACATCGTCAGCGCGGAGCAGGAAATTTTTTCCGGCTTGGCTGAAATGGTCTTTGCACCGGCGGAAATGGGTGATGTAGGCATTGCGCCGCGCCATGCGCCGTTAATCACCAAGCTTAAGCCCGGTGAAGTTCGGGTTAAGCTGAGCGATAAGGACTATCAAGCGTTTTACGTGTCCGGTGGCTTTCTGGAAGTGCAGCCGCATTTGGTGACCGTTTTGGCGGATACCGCGATCAGAGCAAAAGACATTGACGAAGCGGCGGCGTTACAAGCCAAAGCCAGAGCGGAAGAAATGCTCAGCGATAAATCGGGTAAATACGATTACGCGATTGCGCAAGCCGAATTGGCGCAAGCTGTAAACCAATTAAGAACCTTGGAAAGATTAAGAAAACGTGGTGCGTAA
- the atpD gene encoding F0F1 ATP synthase subunit beta: MSLGKIVQIIGAVVDVEFPRDNLPKVYDALNVKGGLVLEVQQQLGDGVVRTIAMGSTDGLSRGVEVSNSGEAIKVPVGQATLGRIMNVLGEAIDEKGPIGEKEKWTIHRDAPSYDEQAPANELLETGIKVIDLVCPFAKGGKVGLFGGAGVGKTVNMMELIRNIAIEHSGFSVFAGVGERTREGNDFYHEMTDSNVIDKVSLVYGQMNEPPGNRLRVALTGLTMAEFFRDEGRDVLFFVDNIYRYTLAGTEVSALLGRMPSAVGYQPTLAEEMGVLQERITSTKTGSITSIQAVYVPADDLTDPSPATTFAHLDATVVLSRQIAELGIYPAIDPLDSSSRQLDPLVIGQEHYEVARSVQGILQRYKELRDIIAILGMDELSEDDKLTVSRARKIQRFLSQPFFVAEVFTGSPGKYVSLKDTIAGFKGIISGEYDSLPEQAFYMVGTIDEAIEKAKGM, encoded by the coding sequence ATGAGTTTGGGTAAAATCGTTCAGATCATCGGTGCGGTCGTAGACGTGGAGTTTCCACGCGATAACCTGCCGAAAGTATATGATGCGTTAAATGTTAAGGGCGGTCTGGTTTTGGAAGTTCAGCAGCAATTGGGCGACGGCGTAGTCCGGACCATTGCGATGGGTTCCACCGACGGTTTGAGCCGTGGTGTTGAAGTCAGCAACTCTGGCGAAGCGATCAAGGTACCGGTCGGTCAAGCAACTCTGGGACGCATCATGAATGTCCTTGGCGAAGCTATCGATGAAAAAGGGCCTATCGGTGAGAAAGAGAAGTGGACTATCCACCGCGACGCCCCTTCCTACGACGAACAAGCGCCAGCTAACGAACTGTTGGAAACCGGTATCAAAGTTATCGACTTGGTTTGCCCGTTCGCAAAAGGCGGTAAAGTCGGTCTGTTCGGTGGCGCCGGCGTGGGCAAGACCGTTAACATGATGGAATTGATCCGTAACATCGCGATTGAGCACAGCGGTTTCTCGGTATTTGCTGGCGTCGGTGAGCGGACTCGTGAAGGTAACGACTTCTATCACGAGATGACCGACTCCAACGTTATCGACAAAGTATCACTGGTTTACGGGCAAATGAACGAACCACCTGGCAACCGTTTGCGCGTCGCGCTGACCGGTTTGACCATGGCGGAGTTTTTCCGCGACGAAGGTCGTGACGTACTGTTCTTCGTTGACAACATTTATCGTTACACTTTGGCGGGTACCGAAGTATCGGCGCTGCTTGGACGTATGCCTTCCGCGGTAGGTTATCAGCCTACACTGGCTGAAGAGATGGGTGTGTTGCAGGAACGGATTACCTCGACTAAAACCGGTTCCATCACTTCTATCCAAGCGGTATACGTACCAGCGGACGACTTGACCGACCCGTCGCCTGCTACAACCTTCGCTCACTTGGACGCGACCGTAGTATTGTCGCGGCAGATCGCCGAGTTGGGTATTTATCCGGCTATCGATCCGCTGGATTCCAGCAGTCGTCAGCTGGATCCATTGGTTATCGGCCAAGAGCATTATGAAGTAGCCCGTTCGGTACAAGGTATTTTGCAACGCTATAAAGAACTGCGCGACATTATCGCCATCTTGGGTATGGACGAGTTGTCGGAAGACGACAAACTGACCGTATCCAGAGCGCGTAAAATCCAACGCTTCTTGTCGCAGCCGTTCTTCGTTGCCGAAGTATTCACCGGTTCACCAGGTAAATACGTGTCCCTGAAAGATACCATTGCCGGTTTCAAAGGCATTATCAGCGGCGAATACGACAGTCTTCCCGAGCAAGCTTTCTACATGGTCGGCACAATCGACGAAGCCATTGAAAAAGCCAAAGGCATGTAA
- the atpG gene encoding F0F1 ATP synthase subunit gamma, which produces MAVGKEIRTKIASIKNTQKITRAMEMVAASKMRKTKDRMQATRPYAKKIGQIIKHLAYANPEYKHPFLIEREVKRIGIIVVSSDRGLCGGLNANLFRKVLGEMQQWQSRQIEVDVCTIGSKAAGFFSMIKANLIGQVSKLGDTPHQSEIIGTIKIMLDAFAAGEIDELFLISNDFVNTMTQKPVVQKLLPVAVGDLAEESKGRWDYLYEPDAKEVLDSLLIRYVESAVFQGLVENNACEQAARMVAMKSASDNAGNIIKELQLVYNKARQAAITQEISEIVAGAAAV; this is translated from the coding sequence ATGGCTGTTGGCAAAGAGATACGTACCAAGATCGCGAGTATTAAGAATACTCAGAAGATTACTCGGGCCATGGAAATGGTGGCAGCGAGCAAGATGCGTAAAACCAAAGACAGAATGCAGGCCACCCGGCCTTACGCGAAGAAGATAGGCCAGATAATCAAACATCTGGCTTATGCCAATCCCGAATACAAGCATCCTTTTTTGATCGAACGCGAAGTGAAGCGCATCGGCATCATCGTAGTGAGCTCCGATAGAGGTTTGTGCGGTGGTCTGAATGCCAACTTGTTTCGAAAAGTTTTAGGCGAAATGCAGCAATGGCAAAGCCGCCAGATCGAAGTAGACGTCTGCACCATCGGTAGCAAAGCGGCGGGTTTTTTCAGCATGATCAAAGCTAACCTGATAGGACAAGTCTCGAAATTGGGGGATACACCGCATCAGAGCGAAATTATCGGCACGATCAAAATCATGCTGGATGCGTTTGCCGCTGGTGAAATTGACGAGTTGTTTTTGATTAGTAATGACTTTGTAAACACCATGACACAAAAACCGGTGGTGCAAAAATTGTTGCCGGTTGCCGTGGGTGATTTGGCTGAAGAGTCCAAAGGTCGCTGGGATTACTTATACGAACCTGATGCTAAAGAAGTATTGGACAGTTTATTGATCCGATATGTGGAATCCGCGGTTTTCCAAGGTTTAGTGGAAAACAACGCCTGCGAGCAGGCTGCCCGAATGGTGGCAATGAAAAGCGCATCCGATAACGCCGGGAATATCATTAAAGAATTGCAACTGGTTTATAACAAAGCCAGACAGGCGGCAATTACGCAAGAGATTTCCGAAATCGTGGCCGGCGCTGCCGCTGTTTAG
- the atpA gene encoding F0F1 ATP synthase subunit alpha, which produces MQLNPSEISDLIKKKIENFDAHVEAHTEGTVVSVTDGIVRVHGLSEAMQGEMLEFPGGSYGMALNLERDSVGVVMLGAYQHITEGDTVKCTGRILEVPVGEALLGRVVDALGNPIDGKGAIETKLSSPIEKIAPGVIARQSVDQPVQIGLKAIDSMIPVGRGQRELIIGDRQTGKTAIAIDAIINQKGTGIKCIYVAIGQKRSSIANVVRKLEEHGAMEHTIIVVASASESAALQFIAPYTGCSMGEYFRDIGEDALIIYDDLTKQAWAYRQISLLLRRPPGREAYPGDVFYIHSRLLERAARINAVEVEKLTNGKVKGKTGSLTALPIIETQGGDVSAFVPTNVISITDGQIFLETGLFNSGIRPAVNAGLSVSRVGGAAQTKIIKKLGGGIRLDLAQFRELAAFAQFASDLDESTRKQIERGQRVTELMKQNQYAPMSVADMSVSLYAANAGFLDSLEVKKVRDFEAALLDFMHADESALMAKINEKGDYNDEIQKGIHSAIERFVKTGSW; this is translated from the coding sequence ATGCAATTAAATCCATCAGAAATAAGTGATCTGATCAAAAAGAAGATCGAGAACTTCGACGCCCATGTTGAGGCACATACCGAAGGCACCGTAGTCAGTGTCACCGACGGTATTGTTCGGGTTCACGGTCTGTCGGAAGCAATGCAAGGCGAAATGCTGGAATTCCCTGGCGGCTCTTACGGCATGGCTTTGAACCTGGAAAGAGACTCGGTCGGTGTGGTAATGCTCGGTGCTTATCAACACATCACCGAAGGCGATACTGTTAAATGTACCGGTAGAATTTTAGAAGTGCCGGTGGGTGAGGCATTGTTGGGCCGTGTGGTCGATGCCTTGGGTAACCCTATCGACGGCAAAGGCGCCATCGAAACTAAATTAAGTTCGCCTATCGAAAAAATTGCTCCAGGCGTTATCGCCAGACAATCGGTTGATCAACCGGTGCAAATTGGTTTGAAAGCGATTGACTCGATGATTCCCGTTGGTCGCGGTCAACGTGAGTTGATCATCGGTGACAGACAAACCGGTAAAACCGCCATTGCGATTGATGCGATCATCAATCAAAAAGGCACCGGCATCAAATGTATTTATGTGGCTATCGGTCAGAAGCGTTCTTCTATTGCCAACGTGGTTCGCAAACTGGAAGAACACGGCGCGATGGAGCACACTATCATCGTGGTGGCTTCGGCTTCTGAATCGGCAGCGCTGCAATTTATTGCACCCTACACCGGTTGCTCAATGGGCGAATATTTCCGCGACATTGGTGAAGATGCGCTGATCATTTATGACGATTTGACCAAGCAAGCTTGGGCGTATCGCCAAATTTCCTTGCTGTTGCGTCGTCCGCCAGGTCGTGAAGCCTACCCTGGTGACGTGTTTTACATCCACTCACGTTTGCTGGAACGCGCTGCGCGTATTAACGCGGTTGAAGTCGAAAAACTGACCAACGGAAAAGTAAAAGGCAAAACCGGTTCATTAACTGCATTGCCGATTATCGAAACCCAAGGCGGCGACGTATCGGCTTTCGTACCGACCAACGTAATCTCCATCACCGACGGCCAGATCTTCCTGGAAACCGGTCTGTTCAATTCGGGTATTCGTCCTGCGGTTAACGCCGGTCTGTCAGTATCTCGGGTTGGCGGCGCGGCACAAACCAAGATCATCAAAAAGCTGGGCGGCGGTATTCGTCTGGATTTGGCGCAGTTTCGCGAATTGGCGGCTTTTGCGCAGTTCGCTTCCGATTTGGACGAAAGTACACGCAAGCAAATCGAACGCGGCCAACGGGTTACCGAGCTGATGAAACAAAATCAATACGCGCCGATGTCGGTTGCGGACATGAGTGTTTCCTTGTACGCGGCAAATGCTGGATTCCTGGACAGCCTGGAAGTTAAAAAGGTCCGCGATTTCGAAGCGGCTTTGCTGGACTTCATGCACGCCGACGAATCTGCTTTGATGGCTAAAATCAACGAGAAAGGCGACTATAACGACGAGATTCAAAAAGGCATTCACAGTGCCATTGAACGTTTCGTCAAGACCGGTAGCTGGTAA
- a CDS encoding F0F1 ATP synthase subunit delta — protein MAELSTLARPYAEAAFKRAKETGSSKQWSDSLTFLSLVIQDEALAAIVKNPRVGKQHTAQLILDICQDQIHDEAKNLLKVLIENDKLPLLPQISVMFEQYKADDEGYANVDLYSAYSLTKAEQGKYVAMLEKLLHKKVNVSVSVDKSLIGGILAKAGDKVIDGSIKGQLHQLAKRL, from the coding sequence ATGGCTGAGTTATCGACATTAGCAAGACCTTACGCGGAAGCAGCTTTCAAGCGTGCCAAGGAAACGGGGTCGTCCAAACAATGGTCCGATTCGTTGACGTTTTTGTCTTTGGTCATCCAGGATGAGGCATTGGCTGCCATTGTCAAAAATCCTCGGGTTGGCAAACAGCATACAGCACAGCTGATTCTGGATATTTGCCAGGATCAAATACATGACGAAGCCAAGAATCTTCTGAAAGTGTTGATAGAAAATGACAAGCTGCCCCTACTGCCGCAAATTTCGGTGATGTTCGAGCAGTACAAAGCGGACGATGAAGGCTACGCCAATGTGGATTTATACAGCGCGTATTCTCTGACAAAAGCCGAGCAAGGCAAGTATGTCGCCATGCTGGAAAAGCTTTTGCATAAAAAGGTCAATGTATCCGTTTCTGTCGATAAATCGTTAATTGGGGGCATCCTCGCTAAAGCGGGCGATAAAGTCATCGACGGTTCTATCAAAGGCCAGCTTCATCAATTAGCTAAAAGACTTTAA
- a CDS encoding F0F1 ATP synthase subunit B — protein MSINATLIGQMITFTLLVWFTMKYVWPPIIAALEERKTKISEGLAAAEKGQEEIKLAEKKAKSLLKEAKEQSAEIVSAAQKRANQLVEESKDQAKKEGERLLEAAKAQIEQEMLQAKESLRKEVSSLALRAAEQILKEEIDKAKHQDILSKAADQLG, from the coding sequence ATGAGCATCAATGCTACTCTGATCGGGCAGATGATAACTTTCACACTTCTGGTTTGGTTTACCATGAAGTATGTCTGGCCACCGATCATTGCCGCTCTGGAAGAGCGCAAAACCAAAATTTCCGAAGGTTTGGCCGCGGCCGAGAAGGGCCAGGAAGAGATTAAATTGGCCGAGAAAAAAGCCAAGAGCCTGCTGAAGGAAGCAAAAGAACAATCGGCGGAAATCGTCAGTGCAGCGCAAAAACGCGCCAATCAGCTGGTTGAAGAGTCGAAAGATCAAGCCAAAAAAGAAGGCGAGCGTTTGCTTGAAGCAGCAAAAGCCCAGATAGAGCAGGAAATGCTGCAAGCCAAAGAGAGCTTGCGCAAGGAAGTATCCTCACTGGCTTTGCGTGCCGCTGAACAGATTTTGAAAGAAGAAATCGACAAAGCCAAGCATCAAGACATTCTCAGCAAAGCAGCGGATCAATTGGGTTAA
- the atpE gene encoding F0F1 ATP synthase subunit C, translating into MELASLIANVQGFTVIAVGIILGLGAIGTAIGFGLLGGKFLEGAARQPELVPMLQVKMFIIAGLLDAVTMIGVGLALMLTFANPFLSAVQSVAG; encoded by the coding sequence ATGGAACTCGCATCATTAATTGCCAACGTACAAGGCTTCACCGTTATCGCAGTTGGCATCATTTTGGGCTTGGGCGCAATCGGTACTGCTATCGGCTTCGGTCTGTTGGGCGGTAAATTCCTGGAAGGCGCTGCTCGTCAACCTGAGTTGGTTCCAATGTTGCAGGTCAAAATGTTCATCATCGCCGGTTTGCTTGACGCGGTAACCATGATCGGTGTTGGTCTGGCTCTGATGTTGACCTTCGCAAACCCATTCCTTTCAGCCGTTCAATCTGTTGCAGGTTAA